Genomic DNA from Edaphobacter lichenicola:
ACCTACGCAGAAACCTTCCGCCGCATCCGCATAAATCCGCCCAGCGCACCACCCACCGTCGACAGCACCAGCAACACCCCCGACACCATCGCGAACCCCGCCAGCATAATCCCGGCCCTCACCTCAGGCGAGTACAAAAACCGCACCACATCCGGCGGCTCCGGCGTCGTTGCAGCAGCCTTCTCAACCTGGGCATGTAGCGCCTGCGTCAACTCCGCATCGAACCCCGCCATGTTATGCAGCCCAAACCTCGCCACCAACCCCGCACCCGCCATCGCGACCGCAAGACACGAGACCAGAGCCAGCCCCACCACCACGCCAATCCTGGCCCCGATGCCGGCATCCATCCACGCCAGCGGCTTCCTCTTCTGATACAGCGCCAGCGTAATCATCGATCCACTGATCGTCCAAAGCCACGTCAGCGGCGACACCAACTGCACCCGCGCCGACAACACACTCAGCACCGCCGCCACAATCGCCACCAGCAGAGCACACCGAATCGCCGTCTTCCACTCCACCTGTTGCGGCCTCGGCGGCGGCGTCGCACCCGTCGTATCGCCCTCCGCGCCGTTGCTCTGCTCTTCATAGTCCTGCAAATAGATCTGCGGCGACCCGCAATGGGGACAGAACGGCGAATCGCCAACACTGGCAGAAAGCTCGCCTCCGCAACGGTGACAGTACTCATGCATATCTTATGAAGCTACCCCACCCCAAAGGGCGCGGCAAGCGCAGCGACTCCGCCACACGTCCAGCCACGCCCAGCCGCGCTATT
This window encodes:
- a CDS encoding zinc ribbon domain-containing protein is translated as MHEYCHRCGGELSASVGDSPFCPHCGSPQIYLQDYEEQSNGAEGDTTGATPPPRPQQVEWKTAIRCALLVAIVAAVLSVLSARVQLVSPLTWLWTISGSMITLALYQKRKPLAWMDAGIGARIGVVVGLALVSCLAVAMAGAGLVARFGLHNMAGFDAELTQALHAQVEKAAATTPEPPDVVRFLYSPEVRAGIMLAGFAMVSGVLLVLSTVGGALGGFMRMRRKVSA